DNA sequence from the Penaeus monodon isolate SGIC_2016 chromosome 28, NSTDA_Pmon_1, whole genome shotgun sequence genome:
NNNNNNNNNNNNNNNNNNNNGCTCATGTGATAAGTTTAAACCCTTGAATAACGTCATTTCCTTGTCGAATGAAAAatagtgaggaagagaaagaaagaatataaataaatagtgcGAATGAGGAAATAGACGCGAGAGAATACGatggtaaggaagggaggggaatgaattTGGAAATGGAAACATtggaaaagacaaaggaaataaaaaataatctagcctcattttttttcccgttctcctgtttttctcttattttttgtttctttccgcaatctttttactatttcatttttttttttccctgctaaaagctgtgtcattttttaaaacgCAATGATATGTTACAAACTTTTGTTATTCATTTGATTACATTTGGCATTTATTGCTACTGAGtgaagataagaagaggaaaacgaaatatAGGGGAATAAAGCGAAtggggaaataaaagaaggaaatgataGGAGAAAGGACGCAGAATGGTTGCAATTTACAACGATTATCGaggactatttttattttaaagtgtgTGGGTTGGTCTacacatttttgtgttttaaccgtaaaaattatagtttatttttcccctttttttatttcctctgtcttttccagtcatcttgttttccttcttttatttatgttatgcaaCGAATACCCCTTAagtagtttttattttgtatcaaaCCCAAATTTTCAGCCCttacttttcatctctctccgttTAAGTTAGAAATAGTTTAATTAAAACGCATACAGATGTATTTCCCCAAGAATCTGAGATGtataaaatgggaagaaaaagtgTCCCGTTTTGCCTTTAGATCATCCAGAAAAAGTTAAGTAGCTTGAATTTTGGTTATTTAAAGCTGGATaaagatttattttaaattttgggtacaaattattttttccttttattccaatTTGGGTAAGTTACTTTATTCGAAAGAGTGAAGGGCCCCAGCcccaatttttgatttttttttttttcccccgggtttttgttACTCACGCCCCCCCTTTCGTTGGCTgtgaaaaaaatttcctttttgctgggtttgggttttggtttcgtGCATCTGGGTATCACAAATTTCcttatattgggtttttttcttttctctcgtattAGGGATTTTGCTTACGGTCTGGAAAGTGCATACATATTGCAGAATAGctcatatatgcatgtagacaTAAACTCACAGACACAATAGTGTCACATGTATGGTATCTTAAAAAGNNNNNNNNNNNNNNNNNNNNNNNNNNNNNNNNNNNNNNNNNNNAAATGATANNNNNNNNNNNNNNNNNNNNNNNNNNNNNNNNNNNNNNNNNNNNNNNNNNNNNNNNNNNNNNNNNNNNNNNNNNNNNNNNNNNNNNNNNNNNNNNNNNNNNNNNNNNNNNNNNNNNNNNNNNNNNNNNNNNNNNNNNNNNNNNNNNNNNNNNNNNNNNNNNNNNNNNNNNNNNNNNNNNNNNNNNNNNNNNNNNNNNNNNNNNNNNNNNNNNNNNNNNNNNNNNNNNNNNNNNNNNNNNNNNNNNNNNNNNNNNNNNNNNNNNNNNNNNNNNNNNNNNNNNNNNNNNNNNNNNNNNNNNNNNNNNNNNNNNNNNNNNNNNNNNNNNNNNNNNNNNNNNNNNNNNNNNNNNNNNNNNNNNNNNNNNNNNNNNNNNNNNNNNNNNNNNNNNNNNNNNNNNNNNNNNNNNNNNNNNNNNNNNNNNNNNNNNNNNNNNNNNNNNNNNNNNNNNNNNNNNNNNNNNNNNNNNNNNNNNNNNNNNNNNNNNNNNNNNNNNNNNNNNNNNNNNNNNNNNNNNNNNNNNNNNNNNNNNNNNNNNNNNNNNNNNNNNNNNNNNNNNNNNNNNNNNNNNNNNNNNNNNNNNNNNNNNNNNNNNNNNNNNNNNNNNNNNNNNNNNNNNNNNNNNNNNNNNNNNNNNNNNNNNNNNNNNNNNNNNNNNNNNNNNNNNNNNNNNNNNNNNNNNNNNNNNNNNNNNNNNNNNNNNNNNNNNNNNNNNNNNNNNNNNNNNNNNNNNNNNNNNNNNNNNNNNNNNNNNNNNNNNNNNNNNNNNNNNNNNNNNNNNNNNNNNNNNNNNNNNNNNNNNNNNNNNNNNNNNNNNNNNNNNNNNNNNNNNNNNNNNNNNNNNNNNNNNNNNNNNNNNNNNNNNNNNNNNNNNNNNNNNNNNNNNNNNNNNNNNNNNNNNNNNNNNNNNNNNNNNNNNNNNNNNNNNNNNNNNNNNNNNNNNNNNNNNNNNNNNNNNNNNNNNNNNNNNNNNNNNNNNNNNNNNNNNNNNNNNNNNNNNNNNNNNNNNNNNNNNNNNNNNNNNNNNNNNNNNNNNNNNNNNNNNNNNNNNNNNNNNNNNNNNNNNNNNNNNNNNNNNNNNNNNNNNNNNNNNNNNNNNNNNNNNNNNNNNNNNNNNNNNNNNNNNNNNNNNNNNNNNNNNNNNNNNNNNNNNNNNNNNNNNNNNNNNNNNNNNNNNNNNNNNNNNNNNNNNNNNNNNNNNNNNNNNNNNNNNNNNNNNNNNNNNNNNNNNNNNNNNNNNNNNNNNNNNNNNNNNNNNNNNNNNNNNNNNNNNNNNNNNNNNNNNNNNNNNNNNNNNNNNNNNNNNNNNNNNNNNNNNNNNNNNNNNNNNNNNNNNNNNNNNNNNNNNNNNNNNNNNNNNNNNNNNNNNNNNNNNNNNNNNNNNNNNNNNNNNNNNNNNNNNNNNNNNNNNNNNNNNNNNNNNNNNNNNNNNNNNNNNNNNNNNNNNNNNNNNNNNNNNNNNNNNNNNNNNNNNNNNNNNNNNNNNNNNNNNNNNNNNNNNNNNNNNNNNNNNNNNNNNNNNNNNNNNNNNNNNNNNNNNNNNNNNNNNNNNNNNNNNNNNNNNNNNNNNNNNNNNNNNNNNNNNNNNNNNNNNNNNNNNNNNNNNNNNNNNNNNNNNNNNNNNNNNNNNNNNNNNNNNNNNNNNNNNNNNNNNNNNNNNNNNNNNNNNNNNNNNNNNNNNNNNNNNNNNNNNNNNNNNNNNNNNNNNNNNNNNNNNNNNNNNNNNNNNNNNNNNNNNNNNNNNNNNNNNNNNNNNNNNNNNNNNNNNNNNNNNNNNNNNNNNNNNNNNNNNNNNNNNNNNNNNNNNNNNNNNNNNNNNNNNNNNNNNNNNNNNNNNNNNNNNNNNNNNNNNNNNNNNNNNNNNNNNNNNNNNNNNNNNNNNNNNNNNNNNNNNNNNNNNNNNNNNNNNNNNNNNNNNNNNNNNNNNNNNNNNNNNNNNNNNNNNNNNNNNNNNNNNNNNNNNNNNNNNNNNNNNNNNNNNNNNNNNNNNNNNNNNNNNNNNNNNNNNNNNNNNNNNNNNNNNNNNNNNNNNNNNNNNNNNNNNNNNNNNNNNNNNNNNNNNNNNNNNNNNNNNNNNNNNNNNNNNNNNNNNNNNNNNNNNNNNNNNNNNNNNNNNNNNNNNNNNNNNNNNNNNNNNNNNNNNNNNNNNNNNNNNNNNNNNNNNNNNNNNNNNNNNNNNNNNNNNNNNNNNNNNNNNNNNNNNNNNNNNNNNNNNNNNNNNNNNNNNNNNNNNNNNNNNNNNNNNNNNNNNNNNNNNNNNNNNNNNNNNNNNNNNNNNNNNNNNNNNNNNNNNNNNNNNNNNNNNNNNNNNNNNNNNNNNNNNNNNNNNNNNNNNNNNNNNNNNNNNNNNNNNNNNNNNNNNNNNNNNNNNNNNNNNNNNNNNNNNNNNNNNNNNNNNNNNNNNNNNNNNNNNNNNNNNNNNNNNNNNNNNNNNNNNNNNNNNNNNNNNNNNNNNNNNNNNNNNNNNNNNNNNNNNNNNNNNNNNNNNNNNNNNNNNNNNNNNNNNNNNNNNNNNNNNNNNNNNNNNNNNNNNNNNNNNNNNNNNNNNNNNNNNNNNNNNNNNNNNNNNNNNNNNNNNNNNNNNNNNNNNNNNNNNNNNNNNNNNNNNNNNNNNNNNNNNNNNNNNNNNNNNNNNNNNNNNNNNNNNNNNNNNNNNNNNNNNNNNNNNNNNNNNNNNNNNNNNNNNNNNNNNNNNNNNNNNNNNNNNNNNNNNNNNNNNNNNNNNNNNNNNNNNNNNNNNNNNNNNNNNNNNNNNNNNNNNNNNNNNNNNNNNNNNNNNNNNNNNNNNNNNNNNNNNNNNNNNNNNNNNNNNNNNNNNNNNNNNNNNNNNNNNNNNNNNNNNNNNNNNNNNNNNNNNNNNNNNNNNNNNNNNNNNNNNNNNNNNNNNNNNNNNNNNNNNNNNNNNNNNNNNNNNNNNNNNNNNNNNNNNNNNNNNNNNNNNNNNNNNNNNNNNNNNNNNNNNNNNNNNNNNNNNNNNNNNNNNNNNNNNNNNNNNNNNNNNNNNNNNNNNNNNNNNNNNNNNNNNNNNNNNNNNNNNNNNNNNNNNNNNNNNNNNNNNNNNNNNNNNNNNNNNNNNNNNNNNNNNNNNNNNNNNNNNNNNNNNNNNNNNNNNNNNNNNNNNNNNNNNNNNNNNNNNNNNNNNNNNNNNNNNNNNNNNNNNNNNNNNNNNNNNNNNNNNNNNNNNNNNNNNNNNNNNNNNNNNNNNNNNNNNNNNNNNNNNNNNNNNNNNNNNNNNNNNNNNNNNNNNNNNNNNNNNNNNNNNNNNNNNNNNNNNNNNNNNNNNNNNNNNNNNNNNNNNNNNNNNNNNNNNNNNNNNNNNNNNNNNNNNNNNNNNNNNNNNNNNNNNNNNNNNNNNNNNNNNNNNNNNNNNNNNNNNNNNNNNNNNNNNNNNNNNNNNNNNNNNNNNNNNNNNNNNNNNNNNNNNNNNNNNNNNNNNNNNNNNNNNNNNNNNNNNNNNNNNNNNNNNNNNNNNNNNNNNNNNNNNNNNNNNNNNNNNNNNNNNNNNNNNNNNNNNNNNNNNNNNNNNNNNNNNNNNNNNNNNNNNNNNNNNNNNNNNNNNNNNNNNNNNNNNNNNNNNNNNNNNNNNNNNNNNNNNNNNNNNNNNNNNNNNNNNNNNNNNNNNNNNNNNNNNNNNNNNNNNNNNNNNNNNNNNNNNNNNNNNNNNNNNNNNNNNNNNNNNNNNNNNNNNNNNNNNNNNNNNNNNNNNNNNNNNNNNNNNNNNNNNNNNNNNNNNNNNNNNNNNNNNNNNNNNNNNNNNNNNNNNNNNNNNNNNNNNNNNNNNNNNNNNNNNNNNNNNNNNNNNNNNNNNNNNNNNNNNNNNNNNNNNNNNNNNNNNNNNNNNNNNNNNNNNNNNNNNNNNNNNNNNNNNNNNNNNNNNNNNNNNNNNNNNNNNNNNNNNNNNNNNNNNNNNNNNNNNNNNNNNNNNNNNNNNNNNNNNNNNNNNNNNNNNNNNNNNNNNNNNNNNNNNNNNNNNNNNNNNNNNNNNNNNNNNNNNNNNNNNNNNNNNNNNNNNNNNNNNNNNNNNNNNNNNNNNNNNNNNNNNNNNNNNNNNNNNNNNNNNNNNNNNNNNNNNNNNNNNNNNNNNNNNNNNNNNNNNNNNNNNNNNNNNNNNNNNNNNNNNNNNNNNNNNNNNNNNNNNNNNNNNNNNNNNNNNNNNNNNNNNNNNNNNNNNNNNNNNNNNNNNNNNNNNNNNNNNNNNNNNNNNNNNNNNNNNNNNNNNNNNNNNNNNNNNNNNNNNNNNNNNNNNNNNNNNNNNNNNNNNNNNNNNNNNNNNNNNNNNNNNNNNNNNNNNNNNNNNNNNNNNNNNNNNNNNNNNNNNNNNNNNNNNNNNNNNNNNNNNNNNNNNNNNNNNNNNNNNNNNNNNNNNNNNNNNNNNNNNNNNNNNNNNNNNNNNNNNNNNNNNNNNNNNNNNNNNNNNNNNNNNNNNNNNNNNNNNNNNNNNNNNNNNNNNNNNNNNNNNNNNNNNNNNNNNNNNNNNNNNNNNNNNNNNNNNNNNNNNNNNNNNNNNNNNNNNNNNNNNNNNNNNNNNNNNNNNNNNNNNNNNNNNNNTCATTTACACACTTTCAAAAAGCACGAGAAGTGAGTGTGTCCTTAATGATCAAGGCAAAAGGTCACGTGCATAGTTGTTTACAGTTTatattatcctctctttctcagcACGGCTAACGTCCTTCATCGCGAGCCTCGGGTCACCTGCAAGGCTCCACGAGAACCGCCATTGTCTCGCCGCCATATAAAACGGAGCCGGAGGTGGGATCCTCACACTGGCGTTCCCACCTTCCTTCGCATCGCACTGATTCTCGAGATGACGCTCAAAGCTGTGAGTGTTTGCTTGGCCAAAGTGTGTTTACTGGGACAATTTCCAGTCTAAGTCAGTGTCAGGGAAGACGgtctaaatattttctttctgtcttttcaggTATTTATTGCTGCTTTTGTCACTCTTCTAGTGACATGTGTCGCAGCAGGGCCACTGGCTGAGCCTGGGTATGGCCACGGTGGACACGGAGGATACGGCCATGGTGGGCATGGAGGATATGGCCATGGCGGACACGGAGGGTACGGCCATGGTGGGCACGGAGGATATGGCCACGGTGGACACGGAGGGCATGGCCACGGTGGACATGGTGGATATGGACATGGCGGGCACGGCGGATATGGTAAGTTGATAACTGACACTGTAATGTGATATGCAACGTAATGCTCAAGAAATCCGTCCAGAAGGATCATGTTCACAAAAATCTGTCTAAATCTGACACGAGATTCTGAATgtgctttctttccttccccacaGGCTGGTAATACCGTAACCGCAAAGGCTACTCCTGCATTTGGAACAATAAAGAATTATACATTGTATCCCTTGTCTTTCAATACTTGTGTTCCTCTACTTCTCTCACGCTGAATTTAATTTTGCTTGAAgagaataagcacacacacaaaaaaagacaaatacaaaCGAATTTGCTAAAATTACTCTAAAATACTGGTCCTTAACCTGTGTCGTGATTATTCTAAGAGTGATAGATAATAGTCTGTATATTGTGTGTCTTGCCTTTGGATCTACCACCCTCTAGGTCGGAAATTGAGATAATATAGAAAATGTAGAAAATTAATGTACGTTGACCCAAAGAAAAGTTTCCCATTAATTACACGTTGTCAGGTTTTCGTATAGAGAAACTGGTCTAGATCATGCATTTTCTCTTTAAGAATTCTCAAGATAGAACGGCAATCAAATACCATTGTTTCACGACTAGGTATGCATATGCACTATCACTTATGTATTAACTAAATCAGGTTACGTTCTGATCCTATGATAAGAAACgatccttttatttttccaattgcCTATATCCTGAGTTCATACAAAAAGCTGAGAAAGGTCATATACCACACCAACAATGTCGGCTATTTGGCCATTtaaaaatagattgaaaagatAGGAAACACTTTTCAGTTAACTGAAGTTATTTCGCGTTTGTCCTTCGCCGTCTGTCaaatttctctttcccattttctatctaaaatcttccttctcttttattcaaAGCCTTAGCTCTTTTTCGGTTGACGACATGAAAATTGTCTCGCCTTTACTCGATCACTCTTCTAATTAAATCACACGAAAATCGACGAAAGATGTTGGAAACCTTTCGACCCCATTTCTTCTTAGACTAGCATCAATGGCCAAGTCTGTCAGCTTCCACATGCTGATGAAATTACTTCTACAAGCAGGAAATTCATATTGTNNNNNNNNNNNNNNNNNNNNNNNNNNNNNNNNNNNNNNNNNNNNNNNNNNNNNNNNNNNNNNNNNNNNNNNNNNNNNNNNNNNNNNNNNNNNNNNNNNNNNNNNNNNNNNNNNNNNNNNNNNNNNNNNNNNNNNNNNNNNNNNNNNNNNNNNNNNNNNNNNNNNNNNNNNNNNNNNNNNNNNNNNNNNNNNNNNNNNNNNNNNNNNNNNNNNNNNNNNNNNNNNNNNNNNNNNNNNNNNNNNNNNNNNNNNNNNNNNNNNNNNNNNNNNNNNNNNNNNNNNNNNNNNNNNNNNNNNNNNNNNNNNNNNNNNNNNNNNNNNNNNNNNNNNNNNNNNNNNNNNNNGGGCATTCACTTTTATGAtataatctaattaatatatagttattgcAAATCAGTTCGAGATCAGTCTTGGTCATTGGACGCATAATTCAAGTCTCTTACCTCTTGGTTTATTAGAAGTGNNNNNNNNNNNNNNNNNNNNNNNNNNNNNNNNNNNNNNNNNNNNNNNNNNNNNNNNNNNNNNNNNNNNNNNNNNNNNNNNNNNNNNNNNNNNNNNNNNNNNNNNNNNNNNNNNNNNNNNNNNNNNNNNNNNNNNNNNNNNNNNNNNNNNNNNNNNNNNNNNNNNNNNNNNNNNNNNNNNNNNNNNNNNNNNNATACGCGTATTCTATACATTAGAGACTTTATTTTCATGGTAATACCATTGTTGAGATTATGTATCTTAATGTTATCATATGGTGACGCACGATTAACCAGAAAATAGTCTGATAAATAACgagcacatatttatataaaaaaataaccatatcAACAAAGTCTTATCTCTTTGTTTCAAATATTTTCTCCATGCTCGAGGAAAGAAGGATGGCGGTTGAGTGTTTATATGCAAATAagaaatataccaaaatataaaagACGGGAGGATATAAGCTATAAAGACTTTGCGATGTTGTTAACACCTGCTTGTTAgtatttttctctatatcaaaATGCTTAGGAGTTACGACACAGAAGGAAAGTggttgaatattttatataaaatggagGCAAAGGGAGCGTGTATTTACGAGGTTCATTATTTTCGTTTAAGATATTCCTCCAAACCTACCTATCTCCcagtaacatgataataatactaNNNNNNNNNNNNNNNNNNNNNNNNNNNNNNNNNNNNNNNNNNNNNNNNNNNNNNNNNNNNNNNNNNNNNNNNNNNNNNNNNNNNNNNNNNNNNNNNNNNNNNNNNNNNNNNNNNNcacacaaaaagaaagaaaataatacaaagaagTAAGCCTAACATAACCCATATCTGCGCCTCTCCCAGCAAGCTGAACTCGAGATCCTCAGGCTCTGCACGGCGCCGCGATAACCGCCATTGTCTCGCCGCCATGTAAAAGGGAACCAGAGGCAATATCTCCAATCTGGCTCCAGTTAAAAAGAGNNNNNNNNNNNNNNNNNNNNNNNNNNNNNNNNNNNNNNNNNNNNNNNNNNNNNNNNNNNNNNNNNNNNNNNNNNNNNNNNNNNNNNNNNNNNNNNNNNNNNNNNNNNNNNNNNNNNNNNNNNNNNNNNNNNNNNNNNNNNNNNNNNNNNNNNNNNNNNNNNNNNNNNNNNNNNNNNNNNNNGACTCTCTTCATCTCGCACTGGCGTTCTCACCTTTCTTGGCATCACGCTGATTCTCGAGATGGCGCTTAAGGTTGTGAGTGTTTGCTTGGCCAGTTTATTTTCTCGAACAATTTTCAGTTTATGTCAGTAACAGAAATGCTAATTATATGATTTTGTTCTTACTGTCTTTACAGGTATCTATTGCTGCTGTTGTAGCTCTACTAGTGGCATGTGTGGCGGCAGGGCCACTAGCTGATCCTGGTTATGGCCATGGCGGACACGGAAGTTATGGCCATGGCTGACACGGAGGCCATGGTGGACATGGAGGATATGGCCATGGCGATCACGGAGGGCATGGACATGGAGGGCACGGTGGATATGGTACGTTCATAACAGCTAAACCGATATGAAATACTAAGTTCTTGAGAAATTTGCCAAGAAAGAATTTGTCTAACTCTGGNNNNNNNNNNNNNNNNNNNNNNNNNNNNNNNNgaaaaaaaaatgtgatgaagtaGCCTAACATAaaccatatatgtgtatcttaAAGACATATGCGCCTTTCCCAGCAAATTGAACTCGAGAGCCTTGAACCTCCTGCGCGGCGCCACGAGGACCGCCATTGTTTCGACGCCATATAAAAAGGAGCCGGAGGCGGGATCCTCGCACTGGCGTTCTCATCTTTCTTGGCATCACACTAATTCTCGAGATGGCGCTTAAGGCTGTGAGTGTTTGCTTGGCCAGTTTATTTTCTCGAACAATTTCCAGTTCATGTCAGTAACAGAAATGCTAATTATATGATTTTGTTCTTACTGTCTTTACAGGTATCTATTGCTGCTGTTGTAGCTCTACTGGTGGCATGTGTGGCGGCAGGGCCACTAGCTGATCCTGGTTATGGCCACAGTGGGCACGGAGGTTATGGCCATGGCGGACATGGAGGATATGGCCATGGCGGACACGGAGGTTATGGCCATGGCGGTCACGGAGGCCATGGTGGACATGGAGGGCATGGTCATGGAGGATATGGACATGGAGGGCACGGTGGATATGGTACGTTCATAACAGCTAAACCGATATGAAATACGAAGTTCTTGAGAAATTTTCCGAGAAAGAATTTGTCTAACTCTGACACGAGATTCTGAgcatgtttccctttctctcccacaggCTGGTAATGCTGTTATCATAATGGCTTCTACTTGATTTGGAACAATAAAGATCTTCCACGTATTTCTAAGCATCTCTTTTCCAACTCCTTTATTTACCGTTTAGAAAAGTCCATTGTCTTTAAATAGTTAAAAACATCTCATATCTAGTCattcccccaaaaatgaaaatatggtaTTTCTAAATACCATTATGGAAACTCTACTTTCCCATATGACAGCATTTAAGATGGGTGTCAGCAATATAACGTTATACCATATGCAATGATACTATTTTAACCAATGAAGTTTACTTGTTTATATACCAAAGCTCACATGTTTTCAACTAGTAACTAGTTTATAGCAATCTGTGGTTGTCATCCTATACTAGCACTACCGTCCTGAACATTGAaaattattcatctatctaaacTTTTAGTGCTTAAACTACCCCCTGTAAGCAATAACCAACAATAGNNNNNNNNNNNNNNNNNNNNNNNNNNNNNNNNNNNNNNNNNNNNNNNNNNNNNNNNNNNNNNCTGNNNNNNNNNNNNNNNNNNNNNNNNNNNNNNNNNNNNNNNNNNNNNNNNNNNNNNNNTTTGAACTACCACCTAAGTCGGAAACATTTAGAAAATGTAGAAAGTTAATTTAGTTGAACTAAAACAAGTTTCACATTAATCACAAGTTATCAGGTTTTTGTATAGAGTAACTTTTAACAATTTCATCCGTTTTTCATGGATATATAAAACCTGTAGACATGTATGATAGNNNNNNNNNNNNNNNNNNNNNNNNNNNNNNNNNNNNNNNNNNNNNNNNNNNNNNNNNNNNNNNNNNNNNNNNNNNNNNNNNNNNNNNNNNNNNNNNNNNNNNNNNNNNNNNNNNNNNNNNNNNNNNNNNNNNNNNNNNNNNNNNNNNNNNNNNNNNNNNNNNNNNNNNNNNNNNNNNNNNNNNNNNNNNNNNNNNNNNNNNNNNNNNNNNNNNNNNNNNNNNNNNNNNNNNNNNNNNNNNNNNNNNNNNNNNNNNNNNNNNNNNNNNNNNNNNNNNNNNNNNNNNNNNNNNNNNNNNNNNNNNNNNNNNNNNNNNNNNNNNNNNNNNNNNNNNNNNNNNNNNNNNNNNNNNNNNNNNNNNNNNNNNNNNNNNNNNNNNNNNNNNNNNNNNNNNNNNNNNNNNNNNNNNNNNNNNNNNNNNNNNNNNNNNNNNNNNNNNNNNNNNNNNNNNNNNNNNNNNNNNNNNNNNNNNNNNNNNNNNNNNNNNNNNNNNNNNNNNNNNNNNNNNNNNNNNNNNNNNNNNNNNNNNNNNNNNNNNNNNNNNNNNNNNNNNNNNNNNNNNNNNNNNNNNNNNNNNNNNNNNNNNNNNNNNNNNNNNNNNNNNNNNNNNNNNNNNNNNNNNNNNNNNNNNNNNNNNNNNNNNNNNAAACCGGAGACNNNNNNNNNNNNNNNNNNNNNNNNNNNNNNNNNNNNNNNNNNNNNNNNNNNNNNNNNNNNNNNNNNNNNNNNNNNNNNNNNNNNNNNNNNNNNNNNNNNNNNNNNNNNNNNNNNNNNNNNNNNNNNNNNNNNNNNNNNNNNNNNNNNNNNNNNNNNNNNNNNNNNNNNNNNNNNNNNNNNNNNNNNNNNNNNNNNNNNNNNNNNNNNNNNNNNNNNNNNNNNNNNNNNNNNNNNNNNNNNNNNNNNNNNNNNNNNNNNNNNNNNNNNNNNNNNNNNNNNNNNNNNNNNNNNNNNNNNNNNNNNNNNNNNNNNNNNNNNNNNNNNNNNCCCCCgcaatttttgttttatcttcatcttGATGTCACGACCAGACCCTTCAGAATACGTTACAATATACCTCCATGACGTCAAATCCCCACCCTGTAAGGGTGCATTTTAACTCCATGATGGGATGAACACACCTCATACTATTGCATTCTTGTTTAATTTCTTCAACCTTTATGAACATAGGCATTTATTCGGTACATCATAGGtacgtaaaaaaaatcatcaaaaaccatcaagaaagatatggatttagagttataaaatcttcctcaccttcttcatctatatcattaatgaatgagcTACTGTAAGGCTCATTGANNNNNNNNNNNNNNNNNNNNNNNGTAGCTTCATCGTGGATAAAACTATTAACAACTCTCAACAGTATCATGATTTGCAGAAAAATTACTATCGGTTagactttctcgcttttcccacaaagacattataatcttagatgaatcactactattacatttgcttgattttccttttctttccactctaaTACTTNNNNNNNNNNNNNNNNNNNNNNNNCGGGCATCAATATCGCTAATAGATAAAGGATACCCATAAGCAACACTTTCTTGAGAATCGAGATAGAATCTCTTATCATCAAAGTTACTCAAACCTCTCTTAACATTTCGTGTTGTAaacattaccccttttttattaaggatAGAATGGTGGATAAACATATGATCAATGGAATTAAAAAGAATGTCCTTAAACATCTCATGTGTAAGTCTCTTTTTCTCAACTCTCCGAATACCTTTCACAGCAATTTCACATTTGTCATCTTCGAGTAAAACAGAGTACATTTTCGGGCGTAAACACACGACCTCCTTGATAAGTTGATGTCCCGTCTCGATTTATAAAAGTCCAAGCTGACCTTTCCTGCTGTTATTATACAATTCATGGTCAGCAGGAAAGTTCGAGCGATCGATATAATCTCTTAATGGATAGTTAAGAAGCTCACTTTTCAAATCTTCaatctccagagataaaataaagccgtcagtatcactataaatgagagaagcacgttctccataatgatctttcataaccgtataccagaaatgatataaatgatacttaACTAGATCTAAAATGTAGTACCCAATATATTGAGGTTGGTTCATATAAACAATGGGAGTTTTACTGAAGGTAATTACCCTATTTGTTCGCAGAGGAATCATCCTCTGGAAATGGGGATCTCTGACAGCAGTGAGAAATTTACCTTTTCTGGTAATAACTTTTGTTTTCAGGGATCTATTTAGCGGGTTTAGCAAGCATCTcccaaaaatactattactcagACATTTGAACGCCATCTGCCTGCTCTTCCCCACAGCTCGTGCTCGTTTCTCGACGTTACCTCTAATAAAAGGCTCGAGGAATTTTTTTCTGAGCAAAGGAATAATAGACAGAGTGAACTCGAGCAACTTCCAAACCTAGCGtcatcaa
Encoded proteins:
- the LOC119590901 gene encoding holotricin-3-like, with translation MTLKAVFIAAFVTLLVTCVAAGPLAEPGYGHGGHGGYGHGGHGGYGHGGHGGYGHGGHGGYGHGGHGGHGHGGHGGYGHGGHGGYGWLRSDPMIRNDPFIFPIAYILSSYKKLRKVIYHTNNQAELEILRLCTAPR